A window of Ignavibacteriales bacterium contains these coding sequences:
- a CDS encoding T9SS type A sorting domain-containing protein, with protein sequence MKTLKQFLKKCCVVLIILQLYGFEKNIAQPRTGDWTVPTGFGQFVITVACGGMCISDIIYTWSNFHCDGVTYVSGSIHSMRTGGWAITDRIFSIVTSLGTSQTMTIIGTFNQSGNEVSGTYSANMYGTICSGVWGPIMSSIDNKENEIPTNYFLFQNYPNPFNPSTVIQFSIPEEVFVSLHVYNTVGEKIAELVNKQLSASTYSVNFDTSDLPNGVYFYKIQAGDFTQTKKMILLK encoded by the coding sequence ATGAAAACACTAAAACAATTTTTGAAGAAATGCTGCGTCGTATTAATCATTTTACAGCTTTACGGATTTGAAAAAAATATTGCTCAGCCAAGAACTGGTGATTGGACTGTCCCTACCGGTTTTGGTCAATTTGTTATTACTGTTGCATGCGGGGGAATGTGTATATCGGATATTATTTACACATGGTCAAACTTCCATTGCGATGGTGTAACATATGTTTCAGGCTCAATACACAGTATGAGAACTGGTGGTTGGGCCATAACAGATAGAATATTCTCGATAGTCACCTCACTTGGAACAAGTCAAACAATGACCATCATTGGTACTTTTAATCAGTCTGGCAACGAAGTTTCAGGTACTTATAGTGCTAATATGTATGGTACAATTTGTTCTGGTGTTTGGGGACCTATTATGTCATCGATTGATAATAAGGAAAATGAAATCCCTACTAATTATTTCTTATTTCAAAATTACCCCAATCCTTTTAATCCAAGTACAGTAATTCAATTTAGTATTCCAGAAGAGGTTTTTGTAAGTCTTCATGTTTATAATACCGTTGGTGAAAAGATTGCTGAATTAGTTAATAAGCAATTATCAGCATCAACGTACTCGGTTAATTTTGATACTTCGGACTTACCGAATGGAGTCTATTTTTACAAAATACAAGCTGGAGATTTCACTCAAACCAAGAAGATGATTTTGTTGAAGTGA
- a CDS encoding aldo/keto reductase: protein MEYTFLGRTGLKVSKICLGTMNFGPYTNENDSFSIMNKALELGINFFDTANVYGAMWDPNGVGNTEKIIGRWLAEDKSRRNKIVLATKVYGSMGKASNESKLSAYHIRKACEDSLKRLQTDHIDLYQMHHIDRDTPWTEIYQAMEQLVREGKITYMGSSNFAAWNIAEARMIADQRNFLGIVSEQSIYSLRNRHIELEVIPACKHFGVGLIPWSPMGGGILCGVLEKVKEGRRTGEPLQKSAEKLRPQIQAYENLCKEIGQKPADVALAWVLNNPVVTSPIVGPRTIQQLEENINVLELKLTDETLKKLDEIWPGPGNQAPEAYAW from the coding sequence ATGGAATACACATTTCTTGGTAGAACCGGATTAAAGGTTAGCAAAATTTGTCTTGGCACAATGAACTTTGGTCCTTACACAAACGAGAATGATAGTTTTAGTATTATGAACAAAGCGTTGGAACTGGGAATTAATTTTTTCGATACTGCAAATGTTTACGGTGCAATGTGGGATCCAAACGGAGTCGGCAACACGGAAAAAATAATCGGGCGGTGGTTGGCGGAGGATAAATCCCGCCGAAATAAAATTGTGCTAGCAACAAAAGTTTACGGTAGTATGGGTAAGGCGTCCAATGAATCAAAACTTTCTGCGTATCATATTCGTAAAGCATGTGAAGACAGCTTAAAACGATTGCAAACCGACCACATTGATCTTTATCAAATGCATCACATTGACCGCGACACACCGTGGACGGAAATCTATCAAGCGATGGAACAACTTGTGCGAGAAGGAAAGATCACTTATATGGGAAGCAGTAACTTTGCCGCTTGGAATATTGCAGAAGCTCGGATGATTGCAGATCAAAGAAATTTTTTAGGAATTGTTTCCGAGCAAAGTATCTACAGTTTACGGAATCGCCATATCGAATTAGAAGTTATTCCTGCTTGTAAACATTTTGGCGTTGGATTAATTCCATGGAGTCCAATGGGCGGCGGAATCTTATGCGGCGTACTTGAAAAAGTAAAAGAAGGCAGAAGAACAGGGGAACCGTTACAAAAATCAGCCGAGAAACTTCGTCCGCAAATTCAAGCTTATGAAAATTTATGCAAAGAGATCGGACAAAAACCGGCTGATGTTGCTCTTGCATGGGTTCTTAATAATCCGGTTGTAACTTCACCAATAGTTGGACCAAGAACGATTCAGCAATTAGAAGAAAACATAAATGTGTTGGAATTAAAATTAACCGATGAAACTCTAAAAAAATTAGATGAGATTTGGCCGGGTCCCGGCAATCAAGCACCGGAAGCATATGCGTGGTAA
- a CDS encoding DUF5362 domain-containing protein, translating into MEHLDELNPDSNTTIKPPSPFQYAFESMTKDMRFVGMFTIIYGTINCLTIIGAIIGVPMIFIGIRIREAADQFLIFKTTNNAAALRLGFESQGKYFRIVKILIIIQLVLIVLSIIAVILFMSFFLSSLMQYSTSS; encoded by the coding sequence ATGGAACACCTTGATGAATTAAATCCGGATTCCAATACCACAATTAAACCGCCAAGCCCTTTTCAGTATGCATTTGAATCAATGACAAAGGATATGAGATTCGTGGGAATGTTTACAATCATTTACGGCACAATTAATTGTTTAACTATCATCGGTGCGATAATCGGTGTGCCAATGATTTTTATCGGAATACGGATTCGAGAGGCAGCAGATCAATTTTTAATTTTTAAAACTACCAACAACGCTGCTGCGCTTCGTTTGGGTTTTGAATCACAAGGAAAATATTTCCGTATTGTCAAAATCCTAATTATTATACAATTAGTACTCATAGTATTGAGCATTATTGCCGTCATTCTTTTTATGTCGTTCTTTTTAAGTTCTTTAATGCAATATTCTACTTCATCTTAA